From the Drechmeria coniospora strain ARSEF 6962 chromosome 02, whole genome shotgun sequence genome, the window ttgATGCGCATCAAGATGAACGACAGAGGCGTGTCCGGCGGGAAGTACGACGCGAAccgctcgacgatgccggccggaGCCTGGATCGACGCCGTCTTGATGTCGTCCACCTTTTTCTGAAATGCCCGCTGCACATTTCGCAGGTCGGCACgatccatcgtcgtcacgtACCCgaccttttcctcctcctcctcctccttctccaccACCGTTCGTCCCGGCGCGGCGACCTCGTTGGCCTTGACGGCAGATTGCGCCGTCCGATAGCGGCCTGCCCTGCCGCCAATCTGTTTAATTTCCGGACTGTTGAGCAGTCGGTTCTGGCTTCCGTCAAACTTCGTAACCGACTCCAGGATGACGCGCCGAATCTCGAGGTTGAGCCCCATGCCGATGGCGTcgctggcgacgacgaagtcGTAGTCGTTGTCGGGGTCATTAAACAGCGCCGCCTGCTGGACGCGCACTTCGGGGGGCAGGGAGCCGTATATGATGGCGCAGCGTCTGCCCGTGTAGGCCTCGATGTTTCGTTTCAAGACGTGCAACGATAGCCGGCTGAAGGCGACAACGGCGTCGCCTTTCTGAAGCTTGCTGTAGTCGCCCTCGATGGATGTGTCCATCATCTTGAGCGGGCTGAGTCGTTCGTACCGATGCACGATGCactcgtcgccgatgccggcgcaGAGGGCCTGGATGAGAGGCACGGTCCGATCCTCACCACAAACGTGAACCTCCTTGGCCtggacgccgaggagcgccGTGGTCCACGCATTGCCACGGTCATCGTCGGTGATCATCTGGatctcgtcgatgacggccacgTCGAAGCGCGTGTTGAGGGGCACCATTTCCACCGTGCAGCTGGAGAAGTACTGGTCCGTGTCCTCGGGGATGCGAACTTCCTCGCCCGTGAGGAGGGCGCAGGGGAGTCCTTTGGCTTGCAGCCTCTGATAGACTTCGGTGGCGAGCAGACGGAGAGGCCCCGCGTAGACGCCGCATTTCGAGTTCTCAAGCGCCCGGAGCGCGTTGTAGGTTTTCCCCGAATTCGTCGGCCCGACGTGGACATGGACCGTCCGCTGCATCGTCCGGGTGGCCGGAAACCACTCGTGGGGGTAGCGGAAGTCGAGTAACCGCTTTTGGCTCTCTTCAAGGTCTTTGGAGAATCGCTCTCGGACGACGAAGGACTGGAATGAGTACTGTATCTCCTTGGTGAGGCCTTTGATGTCCTTCATGATGAAGGCATCCCTCAAGCTCCAAAATAGGGGGTTCTTGTCCCGACGAGTGACATTCTGCTCAGCGAGAGAGAACGCATGATCGAGAGCGTTCATGAAAAGGGCTGCCTGTCGGTTGagttcgtcctcgccgatcCCGGCGGTGGAGAACTGAGAGGAAGCCAGCTGTGTGAGAACGGTTTGGAGGCGGTGCAGCACGGTTGAACGGAAGACGCCATGACGTCCAGTGTACTTTTTGCGAACGTCGAGACGAAGCCGCGTTTGTGGATCGTGTCCTTGGCTGACCTGAGTAAAGAGATTTATTAGTGACCCTGGCAACATCGTCTGAGACGTGCTGACTGTCGAGTCTCACAAAGCTGGATCTCGAACGAGCGGCCAATTTCTCGGCACCCTTGAGCTTTCCGTTGGCTGCACCAGATCGgctcgttgccgccgacTGGCCTTGACTGGCTTGGAGAGTCGTCGAAAATAGACGACATGTCTGATGGCAAATGTTGACTCTCCAAGACGCTGCTAGAGCCACTCGATtcatggccacggccgcgTTGATGTGTTTGGCATTTCCTGCGACCCCTTGGCTGCTGGAGTTGTCACTTCGAAACGACCTGCTCGAACAACAAAGAAAACTACACTAAATCCGAGAACGAGCGGCGGATGATGCCAATATTTTGAGGCGATGGATGAACTGCTCGTCGTCTTGGGCGACAGTGAAAACTTGCTAGTCACGTGATGCATGAACGAATGGTTAGAAATTCCCTGCATATGTTGAGTGTGCCAGACTTCATCACAGGTTCAAATAAATACAATAATAACGGTGAGCTCAATGAAGCAAAATACGGAAAATAATCTGCGGATGATATGTTTGCCTTTCCTGTAGTTCTTCATCAACCACTACATGCATGGAAGTGCATGAGTAATGCCAGATATCTCGAGAACATGACGAAACACAGttaggcgtacggagtacggagtacagtactccgtaagtaagtactgtaagtattaattCATATTAGATGGGCGGGTGAGACCAGTTTGCGCCACACTACGCCACAGGCAAGCTCAGATGGGTGGCTTTGGGTAGTGACGTCGGGCGCTACTCAACATTACTCCACAGGCGTCACTGCGTCAgcatcctcctctcctccaacAAACAAACAACAACCACCTACACATCCACCGAGATTTCCTCACCTTTCAGCAGACATTACGACTCGCCTAATCGGATACTTTTAATCGGCCCAAGTGGTGCAACGGCCCATATCACCTACAAAAACCCACAACGACTAGACGATTGATCCGGCCGATCAGTCGACGCAATggcatcatcctcgtcacAGCCGACCCCCCTCCTCTAGTGCGCATTGACCGGTCACGATTGCTCTCCTCCAATACAAGTATACTAATGAGAAGCAGCTCCTGCATCGCCCATAATACCACGATCCTCGCCGAATGCACCACTTCTGCCTCGTCGCAAACCTCGTCGCTGGCGTCACTCATCCTACCGAAAATCGAGCATGCGACACCTCAAAAGCTGACGTACACACACGGGCAGCACCAGATCCACTACGTCGCCGAGTCGCCGCAGGGTCACTCCTCCCAcccggcggccggcgccgggggcCTCACGTTTCTGGTCATTGCCGATGCCTCCCTGGGCCGGCGCGTGCCGTTCAATTTCCTGCTCGAAATCCGCAACCGTTTTTTCGCCCGGTTTCCGGAGGAGAGTAGCGATTTCGCCGACATGCCCAACTACGGCGCCGGCTCCTTCAACGGTGAACTAAAGAACCTCATGATCGAGTATGGTACGACAAACGGCGtacacgacgacgccatcggcaCGGCCAGGCGCGAGATTGACGATGTCCGGGGCATCATGACACGCAACATCGACAGTCTACTGGAGCGCGGCGAGAGGGTTGACCTTCTCGTCGACAAGACGGACCGTTTGGGTGGCAGCTCGAGCGAGTTTCGGGTCCGGAGCCGGGGGCTGAAGCGGCAACTGTGGTGGCAAAATGTGAAGCTCATGGCGCTGGTGGCATTTGTCATCTTCCTCATCGTCATGGTGCTTGTCATTGCCATAAAAAATTCGACGAATTAGTCGGCACACTCGCTGCAGTGGCATCCACAGCATTCCTGCCGATTCATTACTCTGGGAGTTGTCTTTTGCGGCTTCACCTCCAGGCAACATATTGTTTCCTGACACATGTTGATATAGCTCGTATCTGGTATGTATTTTGTATTCATTGCATAATCACCTTGCCGCCCACGTATGGGCTTTGGCAACGATATATCACGCTCTCCTTCCGGCTGCACTTGTTGCGTGGATGAAAAACTGCAGCATATGTACTGCGGGGTTGAAACCCAGATACATGACTAGCTCCCTAAGCTCTCGAAATCCTGTAGCTTCCGGGTCAATCTCGTGACGGATTCCCCGTGAGTGGCCGATGGGGAATCAAACTTTCATGGCAGCTTTGGAGCAGAGCAGCGGGAGAGATGCTCTGGGGTGCAAAGTTGGATTGGTTGACGTCAAGGTCGCAACATTGAGAAGAAAGAAACCACCACACCGCTTCCGATCCATGGCTGCAAAATCCACCCCTTGCCTCATCATCGTccattgtatggaatcaaCTCTTCCAATCATCTGATCGCTCATTCCCCCAGTTCGTCAGGCTGTCAGCCAGTCCGTTCGTTGTTCAAAGTTTTGGCCCCTTTCCCGCCTGGTGGTAAACGTAGCCATGAACGACGGGACTAGCAGTCGCCGAATGCGACGACCCAGAAGCGGAATGAATCATTACATCGGGCACCTTGTGCAAGTTTTTGGTAAAGAAGACTGGATGCAGTATCGACGCACTGACGGCGTCTGGACTGGCGACTTGTGCTAGGGATGTCGCGGTCAGGGACGACGGTTGGTGGCTCGCTATAGGCATTGCTGCGATTTCACATTTGATCTCAAGGCCACCCAATATCTTGCTGAATGATGAGATTCGTTCCAAGAGTTGAGAAGGATGAAGGCCGATGGGTGTTGTGCCCCCACGTTCGTGCCGTCACATGCAACCAGCCCTTTCGGGAGCCAGGACATGCCGAACGTCACTCAGCGTCACCCAAGCCATCAAGTCTGACTAAGCCAACGGACAACACCATCATATCCGCACATTACTCAACAGCTCCGTGTTTTGTACGGGGTTTTGTCTCAGACTTTACGTGTTCCTCTTTTCGTTGCTCTACTACGAGGTCGATGCACATACAGTCAAGGTTTGTCACAAATACGTCGCTCGAGGTCCGAGATGTACATGTGTCCCTTTTGAACAGGTATATCTCCCCCTTCCCTAGGGCCAGGAAACGAGGATAGACGAGATTCATTCGTCAATCCCGCACAGCCTTTGTGTGATCCTCATAAAACTCGAGCGTCAATGCCGCCAGGAATCCCGGAATGCACCCCTTCTCCCTCACCCAGAAGCCGATCTGATCACCGATGCGTCTCGCAAACGCGCTCTTGGGTCCACCGCCGACCTTCATGgtgcctcgctcgccgtcaaAGACGATCGAGTTCTCGTGCTCGTCCGTCTTGGACGGGAAGAATGTGCTCTCCACCCGCATCTTGCCATTTGGGATGAAGGTGACAGTCCAGCCGAGGGTGGAGAAGATGGCCTCCTTGAACTCCTGCGATTTCGACCCCCAGACTTCCTTGAGCCTCTGGGCAGATTTCTTGGCCGATGCCGTCTCGGCCTTTGCTGCCATGATTTCCCGCTCCATCGCGCCTAGCACAGAGGTCGGGATGACCGGCACGGTCGGGTCGGGGTGCCTCGATCGAAGGTTGGCTAGCAGGTCAACGTTCTCCTTTCGGAGCGCCTCCAACGTGCTGCGCTTGATGGCCTCGTGGTCCGACGTGGGGTTCGATCGCAAGGACAGCACGCGCGTCTGACTGTGCTCTTTCGTGGCCGACAGCTGCTCCCGGCTGGCTGCCAGGTCCTTTTGCAGAAGCGCCATCTCCGTCTGCAGGTTTGTGAGCTCGTCCTGGAGCGTACGATTCTTGCGGTTCAACTGCCCCAGCTGTTCCTGGGCGTCCTCGTCTTGAGCGCGGAGTCGTTTTGTCCCCACCATCGGCGCCACGTTGCCGCCCGGCTCGGCCGCGGACATCTCGGCATGCAGCGTTTGCACCTCGGCCTTGTAATCGTCCACCAGCAGCTCGAGATCCCGAATGCGGGCCGCGCGTGCGTCGTCATACTGCGCCGGTTGCATCGTGTGATCTTCGTTGTCGATGACTTTGAGCTGCGCGCGCAGGTACTCGACCTCCTTGAGAGCCATGGTGCGCTGGCGGTCGATTCGCATGCGAGCTTTATCCACCGACACCGCCCCGGCCGAAGCCTTGGCAGCCTCCGCTTGATCCGCAAGCTGCGCCTTTTCCTCCCGGAGCGTCTTGGCCGTATTTTCCAGCGCTATTATCTCGGCACGCAAGGTGCCCAGCTGCTCGACgtacgaggcggccgtcagcCGCCCCTGCACCAGCGCACGAGCCATGGCTTCCGGCGAGTCGAACTCATCATCTCCCGTTTCGGATGCATTCTTCAGGTACGCGGTCCAGGCCAAACGCTCATCCTCCAGCCTGTGACGCTGGAGTCGTGCCTCGgtgagctcggcctcgagagtctcggccatctcgagccTGCGCTGCAGTGTCCGcttttcctcctcgacgatcTCGACGGCTTTGCAGATTGATCTCAGGTGCTTCAACTCGGATGATTGGTCGCGATTGGTCGACTCCAAAGCACGAATATGCTGGACCTGCTCCGACAGCTCCCTCCTGATGATTTCCATGGTTTCCGCGTCGCCGCTGTGGGCCTTGAGACGCAGAACGTCGGCTTCCAAGCTGGCCATCTGCATGTCTCGATCCGCCAGCTGGCCCTGAGCCTGCTGCAGATCTTCCTCCTGCGCTTGGTTCGTTTGCTCCAGCTCCCGGACCGAATTCTGGCAGGCGGCGACCTGCATCTGCAAGTCTGTCGTTTTCTTGTCGGATATCCTCGCCGCTTCCTCCTTGGCGGAGGCGAGGTCCTCGAGCTGTTCCTGCAGGAGGGAGGCTTCATCCTGGGCAGCACGCGCCTTGCGCTCGAGTGCCTTTTGCTCCATCTCGGCAGATTCCCTgagctcgtccatctcgcGTCTCGCCGACTCGACCTGGAGtgcggccttggccttttccGTCTCGGCTGCTTGCCGCTGCTGCACCTCTTCCTGCTCGCGTCGCCGAGACTGCTCGAGCTTGTTGCTCTGTTGGGACAGGGCAATCTCCCTTTCCTGCTCCGACGTCTGTACCCGATACTGAAGGGTGCCGATCTCGGCTTTGAGCGTTTCTATCTCCCGTCGGTACTTTTCGTACTCGTCTGCGTCTGGCGGCGCCATGTTTTCCTTTGAACTCTCGCGCGAGCCAGGCCGAACCGAGTCCGCAGCATGGCTTTGTCGGGAGGCGGGGCGGACCGATTCAGCAGCCTGGCTCTGCCGCGAGCCAGGTCGGGGATTTGATTCGGCTCCGGTGAGGAGATTGTACGTCGGTTGCGTCGCTCGGAATGAAGTGACCTGAAACGCGCAAATGTCAGAAGGCCCGTGACGAGACCGACAATGATGCGCGTACCCTTGGCTCCCGGATGTTCGTTTGAGGTCGCGGCAAGTTGGATGTGCTCGCACGGAATCGATTCGAGGCGGACATGCGTCGACTTCCTGGACCACCGCGTTCCCCCTCCAGCGGCGTTTGGCTCCGCATCTTGGGGGTGAATCAACGACGCGTGTGTAGTTGTGATGCAGGCCAAGCAGGGACCGTCCTGAGCTGCTACTGGAGGTACGTACAATAATGTACTAGTACTCAATACGTGCATGGGTGATGATGGATTCGCGGAATCACGTGACTCGATATCACAttcatctacagtactccgtacttacagtacaactatgCCTTCCGAATGCTGGAAGGGAGGAAACGTAACAAAGGACCTGGTGTCATTTTCGTCGCATATGGGCACGTGGGCATGCGGAACCAAGATAGTTGCTCGATGGCTTTTGGAGCAGAGTACGATGAATCAGGGCTCATGCCTTGCATGAAAAATTGGGAGCCTACCTAGAGAGTCTGATTGTAAATAGTACGGCGGCGCACTCGAGTGTGGTAGGGGGGGAGGAGAAGCCTTTCGTAGAGTCGCATAATAGTTGCCCCATGATGCTTCCCTTGATTGCGTAATGCTTCATGGCCATACCTTCTTGCATCGATAGACCGCCACCTATAATGGTGTAAAACATGAATCACAGTGACAAAATTGCCTGGCTGTTGGAGTATATACCGGTGAATATCCAACTCAATGACCAGCATCATTCCCATCCATTTTGCACATCGCAGGCAGGAAATGCACGAGATGACCCGGTTGAGCAACGTATAATACCCTTCTCAAGATTTGGAGCGGAGCTTCACGGAAATTGCTTCCTCGTAACTGTCAATGTCACCTCCATCGACATTGAAACCGACATTGCTTGTTTCCACACACCATCCAACTTGGTATGCTTATCTACATCTTCTCCTTGGACATGATAGTCGTCAAGACTTTGACATCATCAACCTCCCCTGCTAAAGCGATTGACTTGCCCAATCGGCGGAAAAAGCTGGACTCAAACTCCGGTGGGTAGAAGCCTGCGTACTCCCAGTCAATAATGGCCACGATGGCGAGTGTTTCCGGGTTGACAATAACATTGTTTGCAGAGAGGTCGTTGTGGCAAAAGACCAGGTCATGCGTCTCTCTCGGCCGCATTCGCCACGGCCTGCCGTTGGAATTTCTCATGATACGATACGGCGGCAGGACCTAGTTGCGTCAGCATGTCGTGAGGCATTACGGCGAGGGCCCTTACCACTCCCCCTGGGCCGCCCCAGACATTTGATGACAATGCCTTGAGGCTTTGCATGTGCGCTTGGACCTCCTTGGCAACCACCTCCCGCTGCGCGGTATCCAGCTCGTTcatgccgacgccctcgacgtacTCGGTGATGAGATacgcggcgccgtcgtcttcgaaGCAGGCGAGAAGCTTGGGCAGCGGGATTTTCGTGTTCTCGGCAAGATACTGGATGCAGGCGCCTTCGTTCAGGACACGCTCGGTGTTGAACAGAGgcacgtgcatgtacccGTTGTGCTTTTGCCATTCAGTCGGCCGCAGCGTCCGCTTGATCCAAGTCTGGCCGAATCTGTAGTACTTTCTTTCGGGCGTGATGGCAATGCAGTGCTCTTCACGCTTGGCTTGTAGTTCTTGGTTGGTAGGAGGTGCCATGTTGGATGATGGGAGTCTGTTCCGCGTGGTTGTGCAGAATTGGAATGCTCAGCCAGCCGGATTaatatacttgtactgagGCCGGATCAAGGTGCCAGCGACGGGGATCAGGGTCTGGATGCCAACAATTGGACATCTCTCGCGGTTGGCATCAGCAACCAACAGAACACCCAGTGTCCAATCGACGATGTGCTTACTTTGTTGTAGTTGAAGTcgtgggtacggagtactccatgACCCATTCAGCGACAACGTGATTGTATGTATTCCGTACCAACCACccagtaatactgtacttgaatgTACTCGCAGTGAGTCTGACGGTGTGAAGCAGTTGGGTGGCATCACTTTGGGTCGGCCGGCTTAATCAGGGGAAAACGTGGGTATCGTTGATGCGCAGAAATGAGGGGTATGTACAGTTACCCGCTGTGCCCGTTAAGATAATTATACCTACTAGGTTAGTATTCATACTCCCCTACGGAGAATTATTGCAGAGAGCAATTACCAAATTTGCAATAGCAGCGTACTTGTAACACTTGTGTAAGTATAGAGAATATTAATACTGGTACAGTCGTACCAacctgcactccgtactccgcacttgtacttactgaagTGGTATCCAAGCAAAGTGCGCGCGTGTTTTTACTTCATGATCCGAGGGGGTTCGTGATAGAGAAAATGTGTGACACCGTTGACGGGCTCGTCCGAGTCATAGCTCCCGGCATGCGGCAAAGTTCTGAGGGTGCAACTCTGAACAGCACTTAGAACGTTCTACCGTCTCCCGTACGGCTCAAGAAGCAGAAATGGTGATGGTGGAAATAAGGCAGCTATCTGTGGAGCCTACCCCAAAGACTGAAGTACGGACGTCGAATCGTCCTCGACTACATACCTTCGGCACTCCTACAGCTGCAACTTGCTTCGTCTCTGAAACCTCGACCCCAGTCAGTACAGCTGGTCCTACGGCAGCGGGCCTTGAGATATATGTGTTGTTTCAAGCGAGACACGCCCATGCAATTCGAGGCCACAATATTCCGTACAGATGCACAGATTGTGAGGCTCAACAGCTCTTGGTTCCTAAGTCTGCGGCATCTAGAAATGGCTAGCTAGTAGTGATGTCGAGAAGTAGTCTAAAGACACTCGACCGATACGCAAGTGTCGAGGATATTCCACGGCCTCACCGCCTGGACAGAATCTCAACGGTAACGACTGTGATCTTCCTCGAAGTGCACGCCCTCATTCCTGAGTCATCGTATCTCCCTATACTTCCCTGACTGATGGAAGTGGCTTGGGACCCATGCTGTTTCTTCAGCAAAAGGGCCACTCTGTTACGGACTGACCCCAGTAGGGCATAAGCAGTGGCCAtgctactagccgttgcgcTATGCAGCGCCCCCTTATTGTATCCAGCAAAAGGGTACGTATTGACAAAGCACAGCTTTGTCCTGTGCTTTGTCAATTAGCCACGCTTATAAGGGCCGTTGCTGCTCTTCTTAACCATTATACGCAAAGCCCAAGACCATAATACACTCTTCGGTGCTCGAAATGTCCACAACACAAGTAGGGCACGGAGCGACTTCGGATGGTATGTTTGTTGACGGTGATTGGGGCGGTTGAGGTAGAAATTAGCAAATGGTTCTGTTGAAGGATTGTACTGCGATAAATATGCTTGTGTGAGTTGTGAGGAGCAGAATCGAGGACTGGAAAGATGGGAAATGACAGCAATTTATAGCCCAACTTGCAGGTGGAAGAGATCAAGCCATTCGAGTATCGCAGCAGTTACCGTCAGGCAACTCGATCGAAGATGAGGAAGGCATGGAGCTTGGGATGGCCGCAGCTGGCAAACTCGACGCTTTCCACCCACCACGAAAAGAATCCAGGGTCGAAGTTTGTGGTGCATCGGCGCTTGTAGCTTACCGTTATCCCCCCATTTCGCTGCAGAAACCAATTCTGCCCCGGGACATGGCCAATAACCAACGACGTTGAAccgcagtactccgtaccaaggtAATATTAGTTCTTAGCAGAACAGATACCTAAGGTACCTGGCAGGTAACTTATCCACTGCGAActactagtaagtaagtatggtactgtaggtacatacctaggttagtacttacatgaacGCACAGAGTACCGCCAAGCATGGCCTAATGGGACGTTGAGCCCGCTGCGCCGCCTGGTCTGCTTGCTTCCCCTGGCATCATGTGTTCCGAGCGAGTCCACAAGTCCATTACAGCACTCTCAGTTACAATCAATGCGCAGTCCATCATGCAGTCTCTACGGTACGGCCGGTACTGATGCATGCTGACAAGAAC encodes:
- a CDS encoding ATP-dependent RNA helicase SUV3 precursor; the encoded protein is MNRVALAASWRVNICHQTCRLFSTTLQASQGQSAATSRSGAANGKLKGAEKLAARSRSSFVSQGHDPQTRLRLDVRKKYTGRHGVFRSTVLHRLQTVLTQLASSQFSTAGIGEDELNRQAALFMNALDHAFSLAEQNVTRRDKNPLFWSLRDAFIMKDIKGLTKEIQYSFQSFVVRERFSKDLEESQKRLLDFRYPHEWFPATRTMQRTVHVHVGPTNSGKTYNALRALENSKCGVYAGPLRLLATEVYQRLQAKGLPCALLTGEEVRIPEDTDQYFSSCTVEMVPLNTRFDVAVIDEIQMITDDDRGNAWTTALLGVQAKEVHVCGEDRTVPLIQALCAGIGDECIVHRYERLSPLKMMDTSIEGDYSKLQKGDAVVAFSRLSLHVLKRNIEAYTGRRCAIIYGSLPPEVRVQQAALFNDPDNDYDFVVASDAIGMGLNLEIRRVILESVTKFDGSQNRLLNSPEIKQIGGRAGRYRTAQSAVKANEVAAPGRTVVEKEEEEEEKVGYVTTMDRADLRNVQRAFQKKVDDIKTASIQAPAGIVERFASYFPPDTPLSFILMRIKAMATVGPRFRLNIGNDILEIADIIQDLPLTIFDRLTFCYLPVALRAEGAVDVLRALARVVAENSTGDLLSIKEMPLEILDLELGGADSGTSQEYLYKLESLHIAINQYMWLSYRYAGMFRSQALALHVRSLVEEKLIQTLDRLDFTEEQLESQRKTKRQQARGRKLNRLQIGQGKGEADEAE
- a CDS encoding hypothetical protein (related to vesicle-associated membrane protein 722) yields the protein MRSSSCIAHNTTILAECTTSASSQTSSLASLILPKIEHATPQKLTYTHGQHQIHYVAESPQGHSSHPAAGAGGLTFLVIADASLGRRVPFNFLLEIRNRFFARFPEESSDFADMPNYGAGSFNGELKNLMIEYGTTNGVHDDAIGTARREIDDVRGIMTRNIDSLLERGERVDLLVDKTDRLGGSSSEFRVRSRGLKRQLWWQNVKLMALVAFVIFLIVMVLVIAIKNSTN